ACTCACAGAGgcaataaaatacataatttaatagGCTTTTCaagctcatttaaaaatagagagcTGTCATTTTACAAAGCTCAgctatttttcttccctctagCACAACTCACACAATACCACACCATGTAAGAAAGCCAAGTTTTGTCTCACATATTTGGATCTGCAGGGAGGAAAATCCTGCCTGCTGCAGCTGCTGGCTTCCGGACCCTTGTCTGGCCATGCTGAAATGCTGATATGAATTCACAGTGGCCTTAGCACACCTGCCTGTTTTCTGTTTGATGAGGAAAGCGTAGGAGGCACTGAACAGACAGACTCAAAGTTTTCCTTCTGCGTCATCAGAAGCATATTCTTTGACACTCCTTGATAGAAAATCTATACCACCTCTCCCCTACTGGCCTCTAATAAAAAGCTGTAGTCCCTTTTAATAAAtctaatgatgaaaaaaaaataggaactttATCCAGTCGTAAATGTGAACCTCATCTAAAAAGGCATACATATTACGGTGTTCAAAGCAGACTCCCTCACCCCCTATCGGAAGCTAAGGGTTGACGTTCATGTTCTTGTGATGCTGAAGAACACCAGCGGGATCTGAACTCGCTTCACCCAAATGCCAAGGGCCGTTTGGAGCCAAAACATTTGAAAGGAAATCTATGAGGCAGGGAGAATTTCCAAATGGAAAATGGAACAAAACCACCATGAACTGAATTAAGAATGTGCCCCCATGTTGCcgcagaatgaaggaaaagaaattaaatcagacCCAACACGCGGCCAGTTATTTCCCCCTTGACATTAAACCCCTGGTGACATTGACCAAatcctccctgcttcctcttgTGACACTTACTTACAGCATCCAGAGAACCCATCTGGCAGCGCCCTTCCTACTTCTGGGCCCTGGGCATGTCGTCTTCTTCCTCAAacattcatgtttctttttatcgATACTCACTTGTGCACATCTAACTGACTCATGTCCTGCATTTCAAGTGGGTCTTTATTATTTGTGCTTTTCCTTGCGTTCGCCATGATCTCCCATTGAACTAAAATCACTGACTGGAGTAGTGGTGTTTTTTCCCAATGCTTCTGCAACCTGCCTGCTCCATAGCTGTCACGCTAGCCAACGTCGACCTGCCCCCTGCAGGCAGACCTTGAGGAAGCCCCTCTCCAGGGCTTGAAGAGCTCTTTGCCAAATTCAAGCCATTGGAAAGAAttgtttttcctaaaaaaaagaaatctagtggCATTGTTGGACTCCTGAGGCAGAGCAACCAATGTATAACATCGCTGATGCATTATGGACTCCTAATTTGACGATTGATTTCTGTTTAGTaactcttttctcttatttttgccCTTGGACTGTCACTGGAgaaggctaatttttttttttttaaatgcaggaagTCAGCTACTTGTCCATGTTACATGATaaagttatataaataaataggttgcaacattttcaaaataataattaacatgtcAGTGGAAGATGTTCATTTCAATCTTCTTACAATCATAAATACTGAAGAAAATCTTGAtcactttataataataataattcgtTGCATCTATCTTAAGATACATAAAGTCAGGTGCTCATCTCTGCGTTTTGAGATTCTGAGTAAGAATCCGGTTTAGGAGTTATGAGGTTCTCAGTGTTACCAGTGTCAGGTATAGTCTGTGGTCTGAGGACATTTCTCGGGCATATTTCAAAGacagtacatatatacatataaatatttgtcaCATTAAGGATTTGGGCCACCAGTCACTTGGTACCAAAACCAATATATGGATTcaattggaatttaaattttcacCTTAACCCTTTCCTGCCAAGTAtcccaacaaaaacaaacagatacTGTTATCGCAGAACGTGTACTTTAGAATTCTTCTTTTTTGTCCACTTGGTGTCTACTTGTTATCTGGCTGAAATCCTCCATTCACCTTTGAGAACGATGACCCAGAGACCGTTTCGATGTCTTTGCTCTCTGGAAATTCCATGTCATTCTTTCCATGACATTTCTTGTATGCCACATAAACTAGAAGGCAATACACAGGAGGTTAATCAAGGTTTGTATCAATTAGCTGCAAACTTTCTTTGGGCAGTGATCATAATCTATGGCTCAGATATCAGCTTGCACTTCCTGTAGGCTGAGGGCTGCTTAGAGAGAGCAGAAGCCATTCTTAGGTTGCACAGCCAGTCATGGTACTTCTGGAAGACCTGGAGCATAGCCATGGGGAGCACTTGCTCACATGGCTTCTGCAGGCATCAGCCCTGCGGTGGGTGCTCGTCAAGAATGACAGCAGGCACGTATTCTGTGCCCACCACCTCCTAGTTATTACAGTCCTCAGTAAATAGGGTCCATGCTATGGTGCAGGGTCCAACACCTAGGTCTAGTGCTCTGTGGGGAGGACTTGTGCTggaatcacactctgtctctccctgacttGACTCCTTTCTTCCCCCGAAGCGGGAGCCTTGGCTGAGCTGGGATCAGCCTTCCTGTCTTCTGGGAAGCTGCTGGTCTCTGGTGGCAGTGCATCTATCAGCATAGTTTTGAGGCCAGCTCACCTGGGCACACTGCCCAGCAAGGGGAGCAGAGCAGTGTATGTGTGTAGACAAGCGCTATGGGCCCATGtatggggcaggggagaggggtggtcTTCATAGGCCCCGTTGGTTTTCAAGCCATATTTTCTAATTAAGTTTTATCTGAATGAGTGCTATTTTGTTATCTaagtatatgatttttttttcttctccttctcattGGTTACAAAGTCAACAGAGCAAGAAAAAGTATTATATCATTGGAACTTCACACTTAAAATCGGTACATAATAATGTCTATCTCATAATGCATTTGTgaacattaagtgaaataaaatagtaaGGTACCTAGTATGGCCCTGGGAGAATAGTCAGTGCTCAGGAGTGCTTCAAAGGTCTTAGTATGTCAAGATCCAAGTCTCCTTGTTGGTCCCTGCACTTCTATAATACATTAATTTTGAAGGCACTGAGCTATTGAATCTATTGAATTGAGCTTTTGGTTAATTAAAATAGCCCAACAGTTTTATTACAAACTATTTTCAGCCAGGACCCCTTCAACACATGTACACCACTAATTCTATTTAACCAAATTATTtatactctttcttctttcttctttcttcttcccttcccttcccttcccttcccttccctttcctcccttccttccttccttccttccttccttccttccttccttccttcctctttccttctttctgtccttcctttctttctccttctcttcctccctcattcccttctttccttactttctttGTTCCAAAAAATTCTTTCACCAAAATATGTTTCCAGGCATTTTATGTATCAACAAATATGGCTTCCTCGTCTTTATTCTTACTTATAAAAATGTGGGAAAGTATAAGACCAATACCAGTACCTGCCTTCCCATCATTCCTTCCACTTATCTACTAATCCCTTTTGAGTTAGTTATTCAACTAGTAAATTCACTTAATTGTTCCATCAGCCAGTCTGCTTTCTCTGGATTTCTAGTAGACATCACTAGCTAATTATGTGGAAAAACCTCAAGGTACCCAAATTGGCTATATGTCTTTATCATACAAGACAACAGAGTAATTAGGCCATGGACTCCTGTCTCCTGTGTCAGTGATAAATCAGTGGAAAGTTTCAAATGGATCCAGGGAGTCTTTTATACTAGAAGGAAAACTCTGCTTTGAGGATAACACCCAAGACAGTAATACAGAGAACGATTAGTACCCATAGGCAAGTTGAATATGAGAGCTTGAGAACTTGAGAGCCAAGTGAAAAATTAAACCAAACCCAAACAACACTGGACAGCCAGGCAGTCTATAACATAACATTCCCATTATTTCTGTCATTCACCTTCACTATATAACCTCCCTTAAATTGCTACGAAGCATAAAATATCAGTCTCGTtttaaagagaagataaaatttaaaaatagaggctAGACATCATGAATCCTTGGAGAACAAAATGTAAGGAAAGCTTCACCTAGGTGAAGGCCAGCAGGTGGCAGGGGCCAAGGATCAGGAGTGTATGCGACAGCAGAGTAAAATTAAACAtcagattaggggcacctgggtggctcagtcagttgaacgtctgacttcagttcaggtcatgatctcacagtttgtgtttgagcccacatcagtctttgtgctgtcagcacagatcccgcttcagatcctctgtcccctctcaatctgtccctccccagctcgttctctctctgtctgtatatgtctctctcaaaataaataaataaacaaacaaataaataaataaacttctaaaaaatcaGATTAGCTATCCCTAGTCCctaaaataaagaacatgttTGCCTTAACTCTTCTAATTATATGGATGTTACATAATACATGTACACGTGCACATGCTCATGTATCTGTCTTCTAATATAACTTAGCCTGATAAATATCTCTTGAATACCACTTTTGTGAAAAATATCCTATATTTACAAAGCATATGAAGATGATGATTTGGAAAAAACAGCCAGTTCGGGGTTCTTAGAAGCATATAGAAAGACACACAATAAAATGGTCCTAACAGGTTAATATGCCTCCCTaattactgaagaaaaagaaaagttcgTGAGATGAATGAACCTCTCTTACTTTTCACTTAACAATAATCTTTACGAAAATCTTCTGATAAAATTGCCACCTTTTCATTAGCTGTTGGGAATTCGTGGTAACAATAGAGATGACTTTTCCCACCCCTTTATTTCTCCACCCACGAAAAGGAACTTAATTTAACTTCTACGATTcaccgccaaaaaaaaaaaaaaaaaaaaggaaaaaaaaagaaaaagaaaaaggtgatcGAACACAATGCCACATTATCCACTCGAGGGTCTCTCAAAGGGGAGTATCACCGGGGCCATGTGATCAGCATTATTCCTTACTGCCTAGGAAGATTCCCGCAAAGGCGAGCTGGAAAATGCTGTAGATGAGCGGGAAAGTGAACACGACGTTGAGCTCCTCCTGGGTGAAGGAGAGCTGCACGATAGTGGAGCACAGCTGAGTGTTCTGCATCCCCGTTTCCAAAGCAACTGTTCGGCACCTGCAAGACGCGTTGAGAGGATTTATGCTCTTACGGTCATTATTTTGTGCTTTGTTATTGCATGGCACTGAAAGCAGATACAATGAGAACAAGTgcttatatgtgtatgtgtatgtagcTCGCTATCTGCTTTTAaggtatatatttattcaacatattcTTTTACTTATACTACATGGATagataatttcttaatatatataattatatacagtatgcacaaatattctctctctatatacataGATACAATCTTGGCTTAGTCACCTTTTATGATTGTTATGATCATGAGAAAAGTGATATAAAACATCACAAAAGTTAAAAAAGCATATGCAAACAAAAACCGCTGttgctgttttctccttttcacattaaagaaaatttagagtTTTTGACATCATTTTGTCCAGAGAAACACAGAACACTGACTAGCTTATTTTGCCCATTGAGCAGTGGaatatatctatatgtgtatgtgtgtatgatatatatatatatatatatatatatataatatgtatgtacacatcatatatatgtatatatgtgtatatgtatgtacataatcttatatataaagataatatttatttatattatgttatataataatatttattaacaaataatatatttattcagtacaaataaaattacatgttgaataaatatatacatttatcttttatttattttttaggtgaacatattttttaatttaaattttagttagttaacgtacagtgtaatattgcttaatatatattcacttaaagcagatatatatgtaaataaaaacatacatatgaaAAGAGCAGGATCATTTATATTAGTGTTCCATGAATTCAAAGGGGgttcctttcattctttccaaTTATGCCCTTGGTACCAGtgcagagcacagagcaggggctGAGAAGACACTCAAGATAGAGTATTTGTTATAGTTGCTTCATTGTTaaattggctttgtttttctgatgAAAGCTGGATAAAAGTCTGCCAGGAAGGTGGTACTGCTCCGTTCTCCAGATGAGAAAAGTCAGAGGAAGAGTGAGTGCCTGCCCTGGGGTTCCCAAGGTCAGTTGGCGGTGGGTCAGAGTGCAAGCCCAGATCAGCCTGACGACGTGTAACACCCCCCACTGCCCAGCCCTACTCGTCTCTTTCTCAATGTCTGGCATGCTGCAGCTGCGacacctgcttttctttctgcctatTGGCTCAGATGGTCTGGCAGGGGAGGAAAAGTTTTTACTTGGTGCTAGACTCGTCCATGCTAAACCCAGCTCTGATGTTTGCACCTTGGGGTGATGAGCTCCTCCTGTTGCTGGATGGAGGGCCCCTTGTCACCAGGCCACCCTAAGTGCTTTTGTTGAAGTTATTCTGTCTGGAGAATAAGGACGTGAGACAATGGAAGGACTCAGTCTGCATTGTGTGGGGAATGGTCCCCAAGAATCTGAGCAAAAGAGTCGGTCAGTATTTTATTTCTGGGGGACCTGAGTCTATTTAGAATGATTGGGTGAATGTTATTACAGGTGAAAGATTTTGAATTTCTTATCAGTATTTATAGCTGTTATGGTTGAATTGTGTCTTCCCAAATGCATATGCTGCAGTCTtgacccccaggacctcagaatgtgacctgagTTGGAAATTGGGTCACTGCAGATATACTTGGTTAAGATAACATgattagggtgagccctaatccaatatgactggtgtccttataggaagGGGAAGTTTGGGCACAGAGGCACTTCTAGAAGAAAGACAGTGTGAAGACAGCCATcttcaagccaaggagagaggcctgggacagATTCCCCCTCACATCCCTCCAAAGGAAGCATCTTGCTGACACGTTGCTTCTTGGACTTTTAACCTCAAAACCGTAAGAccttaaatttctgtttaagccactcTGGCTGGGGTACTTCTCtatagcagccctagcaaatgaaTACAACAGCCATTACAGAAGCAGATTCCCAGTCTGATTGATCAAAACACCATACCTGTGCCAGGACTGACCAGCTATTCTAGCCAGTAAAAACCCTAGGGAGTAACCAGCCAAAGGAAATAACATCCCTATGATCCACAGTTTGGGAGCGATGATCCAGGCACTCTGGTATAGAATTCCTCCAACGACAGCTATGAGCACGATAAGGATTGCACCTGTGATGGACCCGATCTGGAAGGAAGACACAAGCAGACCTGACAGCTGTGATCGAGAACAAAACCCATTCAGGAAGAACTGGAAGACCTGGCTTCCGGATTGAAATCTTCCTGCTCTCCTTCCTTTGGTAAGTCTTACAACGTCTCTTAGTCTTGCTTTCCTCATGTGTACTTGAGGATAAAGTCTTGCCCAAGACGCCTTTTgtgatgatgataatgagaaAAGGGGTATAAAACTctacaaaagttaaaaaatcatatataaacaaaagccactgttgttactgttttcttattttcacagCAAGAAAATTTGGagattataacttttttttttgtccagaaaaataaagaacaccaaCTAGCTTATTTTGTCTTCCAATCAGTAGGATATATATATGTCTCCATCTATATCTATCTTTATctgcatttatttctgtatttatatcaTCTGTGTCTATATCTATACCACTTTATCCATATCCATACCAACTAGCTAGAATATAGTTCCTGTTGGGGAATGAATGGTTACTAATGAGTGATTACTAATTACTAATGGGTACTAATATCTACCAATTGCCAGATGCTGAACTGGCCATATGGATTCAGAGATAAGAAGCAtctcatctatttttgagaacaGCTGTCTAGATACATTTTATAGTACAAACCCACAGAACAGAGATCAGAGCAAGGTGCCCTGGGAGTAGAGGGTAGAGTAAAAgcaggaggtggcatttgagttgGATAGAATCCTGCCCTGTAGGTGGGACCAGGAAGGGCACTCTGGAAGAGCGCACTGCAATGTCTAACAACTTGAAGTCTCGCTAGATGGAGGTTTATGATATACTGAAAAAACCGGTTTTGTCGCTGGAAAGATCAATTATTGAAACTCACACTGTGGAGCATTTGCAACTTATGGCATGGGGCACTTACCTTAAGAATGATCTTGGCTTTGTGGGGCCATTTGTGGTTAACAAATATTCCAATGGAAACAGGAACAACAAGAGCGACCAAAGACGTACCTGAAAATGACAGGAGAGCAGTTTGATCAACAAAATATGTAGCtcag
The sequence above is a segment of the Panthera uncia isolate 11264 chromosome A1 unlocalized genomic scaffold, Puncia_PCG_1.0 HiC_scaffold_16, whole genome shotgun sequence genome. Coding sequences within it:
- the SLC10A2 gene encoding ileal sodium/bile acid cotransporter, with the protein product MNNSTGCSASATVCNGSSCVLTESNFNNILSVVLSTVLTILLAMVMFSMGCNVEIKKFLGHVKRPWGICVGFLCQFGIMPLTGFILSVAFDILPVQAVVVLIMGCCPGGTASNILAYWVDGDMDLSISMTTCSTLLALGMMPLCLFIYTKMWVDSGTIIIPFDNIGTSLVALVVPVSIGIFVNHKWPHKAKIILKIGSITGAILIVLIAVVGGILYQSAWIIAPKLWIIGMLFPLAGYSLGFLLARIAGQSWHRCRTVALETGMQNTQLCSTIVQLSFTQEELNVVFTFPLIYSIFQLAFAGIFLGIYVAYKKCHGKNDMEFPESKDIETVSGSSFSKVNGGFQPDNK